The Pseudomonas fluorescens genome includes a window with the following:
- a CDS encoding transketolase family protein translates to MSAPVNPKSWQYRQLNAINPGLDYLSEGLLDLVADGHPIAVGTADLQYSNGLNRFAEKHPELFIQFGIAEQNMVSAAAGIATTGTMPFVATFASFLALLCCEQIRMDVAYSALPVRLIGHHTGISLGFYGTSHHATEDIAIMRSIADLTVVAPADGPQLAAAIRASIHHPQPIYFRIGRGQEPIVYRDDVTFTFGKAIVHSVGHDVTLIATGSMLHPTLEAAKALTDSGIAVGVIDMHTLKPIDREAILNAATGTNLLITVEEHNVLGGLGGAVAEVLADEGAGVRLVRHGIHDEYSLIAPPTHLYRHYRLDAAGIEAVTREALTTLSGKGQHHVG, encoded by the coding sequence ATGAGTGCGCCGGTCAACCCCAAGAGTTGGCAGTACCGCCAACTGAACGCCATCAATCCGGGGCTTGATTATCTGTCGGAAGGGCTGTTGGACCTGGTCGCCGACGGCCACCCGATCGCCGTCGGGACGGCCGACCTGCAATATTCCAACGGCCTGAACCGCTTCGCCGAAAAGCATCCGGAGCTGTTCATCCAGTTTGGCATTGCCGAGCAGAACATGGTGAGTGCCGCGGCCGGCATTGCCACCACCGGGACCATGCCGTTCGTGGCCACCTTTGCGTCATTCCTGGCGCTGTTGTGCTGTGAGCAGATTCGTATGGATGTGGCTTACTCGGCGTTGCCGGTGCGTCTGATCGGCCATCACACCGGCATCAGCCTCGGCTTTTACGGCACCTCGCACCATGCCACCGAGGACATCGCGATCATGCGCAGCATCGCCGACCTCACCGTGGTCGCCCCGGCAGACGGTCCGCAACTGGCGGCCGCCATTCGCGCGTCGATTCATCATCCGCAGCCGATTTATTTCCGTATCGGACGCGGCCAGGAGCCCATTGTCTACCGAGACGATGTCACCTTCACGTTTGGCAAAGCCATCGTGCATTCGGTCGGCCATGACGTCACCTTGATTGCCACCGGCAGCATGCTGCACCCGACCCTGGAAGCAGCCAAGGCGTTGACTGACAGCGGTATCGCGGTCGGCGTCATCGACATGCACACCCTCAAGCCCATCGACCGCGAGGCGATCTTGAACGCTGCCACCGGGACGAATCTGCTGATCACCGTTGAGGAACACAACGTCCTTGGCGGTCTGGGCGGTGCCGTGGCCGAAGTGCTGGCCGACGAGGGCGCCGGTGTACGTCTGGTACGCCATGGTATCCACGACGAGTACAGCCTTATCGCTCCGCCGACCCACCTGTACAGGCATTACCGGCTGGATGCGGCGGGCATCGAAGCGGTCACCCGCGAAGCGTTGACCACTCTTTCAGGCAAGGGGCAGCACCATGTCGGCTAA
- a CDS encoding transketolase, producing MPAANLAVRDPVTPLTPEQIARLKERALFVRLETVRLISIAKVGHYTSVFSCAEIFSALYYDTLRLKRGEPKWTGRDRFLMGKGHAAVGLYPLLADWDFFDKAWLDDYTRLGSPLGDHPDMRKVPGVDFSSGSIGHALSGGLGMALGGRLRGNVFDVYVLLGDGEMQEGQVWEAALAAAHHKTGNLIAIVDRNGYQLDGKVDDVVGIEPLADKWRAFGWDVREVDGHDVAAVAMLFRELKAEPARERPVCVIAITAKGKGVEYMETEPGWHLGWLAPEDEVLAIEEIKANGGVQ from the coding sequence ATGCCCGCTGCAAATCTTGCGGTTCGTGATCCCGTAACGCCGTTGACGCCCGAGCAGATCGCTCGTCTGAAAGAGCGCGCACTGTTCGTGCGCCTTGAGACGGTGCGGCTGATTTCCATCGCCAAGGTCGGCCACTACACCTCGGTGTTTTCCTGTGCCGAGATTTTCTCCGCGCTGTACTACGACACCCTGCGCCTCAAGCGTGGCGAGCCGAAGTGGACCGGGCGCGACCGGTTTCTGATGGGCAAGGGCCACGCCGCTGTCGGGCTCTATCCGCTGCTGGCCGACTGGGATTTCTTCGACAAGGCCTGGCTCGATGACTACACCCGGCTGGGCAGTCCACTGGGGGATCACCCGGACATGCGCAAGGTGCCGGGTGTGGATTTCAGCTCGGGGTCCATCGGTCATGCCCTGTCGGGCGGGTTGGGCATGGCACTGGGCGGGCGCCTGCGGGGCAACGTATTTGACGTCTACGTGCTGCTGGGCGATGGCGAGATGCAAGAGGGCCAGGTCTGGGAAGCTGCATTGGCGGCCGCGCACCACAAGACCGGCAACCTGATCGCCATCGTCGATCGCAACGGCTACCAGCTCGATGGCAAGGTCGATGACGTGGTGGGTATCGAACCTCTGGCCGATAAATGGCGAGCCTTTGGCTGGGATGTCAGGGAGGTGGACGGCCATGACGTAGCCGCTGTCGCGATGTTGTTTCGGGAGTTGAAAGCCGAGCCTGCGCGGGAGCGTCCGGTCTGTGTGATTGCAATCACCGCCAAAGGCAAGGGGGTGGAGTACATGGAAACCGAACCCGGATGGCACCTGGGTTGGCTCGCGCCGGAAGATGAAGTGCTGGCAATCGAAGAAATCAAAGCCAATGGAGGTGTTCAATGA
- a CDS encoding aminotransferase, which produces MMQETTPPLTELARTDMRFHLHSQTNLRAHQQHGPLVIERGSGIYVTDEHGRDYIEGMSGLWCAGLGFSNPRLVQAAQRQMAVLPYYHTFNHRVPNVVAQLAERIASLVPFEKPKVFFACSGSEANDSMVKLAWAYHRARGNDGKRKIIAHQKGFHGSTVMGASLSGLPNMHAAFGLPLENSVLHVQCPHFYRHGIEGESEAQFTERLLRDLEQRIEAEGADTIAAFISEPVMGAGGVIVPPPGYFVGVQALLKKHDILFLADEIICGFGRTGRWFGHQTLGFTPDMMACAKSLSSGYQPISCVVVAENVYQVIEEQSQQLGGFGHGFTYSGHPVAAAVALETLTLYQEMHLPQRTEELGRLLHQQLEPLLAHPLIGEVRGIGLVAGLELVVDKHTRAPFPREIAIGVQVERAAREQGLIVRNMGDSIALAPPFIISAEEIVELVARLTRALDAVALANGLSL; this is translated from the coding sequence ATGATGCAGGAAACCACCCCTCCCCTAACCGAACTGGCCCGCACGGACATGCGCTTCCACCTGCATTCGCAGACCAATCTGCGGGCGCACCAACAACACGGCCCGCTGGTTATCGAGCGAGGGTCAGGGATATACGTGACGGACGAACATGGCCGGGACTACATCGAAGGGATGTCGGGCCTATGGTGTGCCGGGCTTGGCTTTTCCAATCCCAGGCTGGTGCAAGCGGCGCAACGCCAGATGGCGGTGCTGCCCTACTACCACACCTTCAATCATCGCGTGCCGAACGTGGTCGCACAGTTGGCCGAGCGCATCGCCAGCCTGGTGCCGTTCGAAAAGCCAAAGGTGTTCTTTGCGTGCTCGGGCTCGGAAGCCAACGACTCGATGGTCAAGCTCGCCTGGGCGTACCACCGGGCTCGCGGTAATGACGGCAAGCGCAAGATCATTGCCCATCAGAAGGGTTTCCATGGCTCGACGGTAATGGGGGCCAGTTTGTCGGGGCTGCCCAACATGCATGCAGCGTTCGGCCTGCCGTTGGAAAACAGCGTACTGCATGTGCAATGCCCACACTTCTATCGCCATGGCATCGAGGGCGAAAGCGAAGCGCAGTTCACTGAACGCTTGCTGCGGGACCTGGAGCAGCGCATCGAAGCGGAAGGTGCCGACACCATCGCCGCGTTCATTTCGGAACCGGTGATGGGGGCCGGTGGTGTGATCGTGCCACCGCCCGGTTATTTCGTCGGCGTCCAGGCGCTGCTGAAAAAGCACGACATCCTGTTCCTCGCCGACGAGATCATCTGCGGGTTCGGCCGCACCGGTCGCTGGTTCGGCCACCAGACGCTTGGGTTTACCCCGGATATGATGGCCTGCGCCAAGAGCCTGTCATCGGGTTATCAGCCCATTTCCTGTGTAGTGGTTGCGGAAAATGTCTACCAGGTCATTGAAGAGCAGAGCCAGCAACTAGGTGGTTTTGGCCACGGCTTTACTTACTCGGGCCATCCGGTGGCAGCCGCCGTGGCCCTGGAAACCCTGACCCTCTATCAGGAAATGCACCTGCCGCAACGCACCGAAGAGCTTGGCCGTCTACTGCACCAGCAATTGGAACCGCTGCTCGCGCACCCGCTGATCGGCGAGGTTCGTGGCATTGGCCTGGTGGCTGGCCTGGAACTGGTCGTAGACAAACACACCCGTGCCCCTTTCCCCCGCGAAATCGCCATCGGCGTACAGGTCGAACGGGCAGCCCGTGAACAAGGGCTGATTGTGCGCAACATGGGTGATTCCATCGCCCTGGCGCCGCCTTTCATCATCAGCGCCGAGGAGATCGTCGAGCTGGTCGCCCGCCTGACACGCGCACTGGATGCCGTCGCCCTGGCCAACGGGTTGTCATTGTGA
- a CDS encoding ABC transporter ATP-binding protein has protein sequence MNAKATRPQTTLPLIEFNGVQKSYDGKTLVIKDLNLAISRGEFLTLLGASGSGKTTTLMMLAGFETPTRGEILMGGTPIQKKPAHQRGMGMVFQNYALFPHMSVEENLAYPLKMRGLNRSDLQAKVKRAIDMVQLHGMQQRRITELSGGQQQRVALARAMVFEPEVILMDEPLGALDKNLREHMQYEIKQLHKSLGVTVVYVTHDQSEALTMSDRIAVFHEGDIAQIGSPTALYEHPENAYVANFIGENNVLVGTVQHRDGQTCDVTLENGLHVTGSAKALKGLRPERVELVIRPENIRLGPVASMPWQATVIDSIYLGDHLRVHLRLGHQQALIVKVANNGFFKQLRTGQVTGFDWSTDDAHLFELS, from the coding sequence ATGAACGCCAAGGCCACTCGCCCTCAAACCACCCTGCCGTTGATCGAGTTCAACGGTGTTCAGAAAAGCTATGACGGCAAGACGCTGGTCATCAAGGATTTGAACCTGGCCATCAGCCGTGGCGAATTCCTGACCCTGTTGGGTGCCTCGGGCTCCGGTAAAACCACGACGCTGATGATGCTCGCCGGTTTCGAAACCCCGACCCGCGGCGAAATCCTCATGGGTGGCACGCCGATCCAGAAAAAACCGGCCCATCAGCGGGGCATGGGCATGGTGTTCCAGAACTACGCCCTGTTCCCCCACATGAGCGTCGAGGAAAACCTTGCCTACCCGCTGAAGATGCGTGGCCTGAATCGCTCGGACCTGCAAGCCAAGGTCAAGCGTGCCATCGACATGGTGCAACTGCACGGCATGCAGCAACGGCGCATCACCGAGCTTTCCGGAGGCCAGCAACAACGCGTGGCGCTGGCCAGGGCGATGGTCTTCGAACCGGAAGTCATTCTGATGGACGAGCCTCTGGGAGCGTTGGACAAGAACCTGCGCGAACACATGCAGTACGAGATCAAGCAACTGCACAAATCCCTGGGCGTCACCGTCGTCTACGTGACGCACGACCAGAGCGAAGCCCTGACGATGTCGGATCGGATCGCCGTCTTCCATGAGGGAGACATCGCTCAGATCGGCTCGCCGACTGCGCTGTACGAACACCCGGAAAACGCCTATGTCGCCAACTTCATCGGCGAGAACAACGTGCTGGTCGGCACCGTCCAACATCGCGACGGGCAGACCTGTGACGTGACCCTGGAAAACGGCCTGCACGTCACCGGCTCCGCTAAAGCGCTCAAGGGCCTGCGCCCCGAACGGGTTGAATTGGTCATCCGTCCGGAGAACATCCGCCTGGGCCCGGTGGCAAGCATGCCCTGGCAGGCCACGGTAATCGACAGCATCTACCTCGGAGACCATCTGCGGGTGCATCTGCGCCTTGGCCATCAGCAAGCGCTGATTGTGAAAGTCGCCAATAACGGTTTTTTCAAACAGCTGCGAACCGGCCAGGTGACCGGCTTTGACTGGAGTACCGACGACGCCCATCTATTCGAACTGAGCTGA
- a CDS encoding ABC transporter substrate-binding protein, whose amino-acid sequence MSSIFRRTALVCSICAATLLASHAALARDLTVVGFGGATQEAFDKAYFKPYAALSGKPVVQDTYDGGIAKQKAMVQAGNPTWDVVQMDENEMTLACEQGLLEPLDHSKLSSAADIPPDKFAPCGVGAIVWSEVMTYDNKKFANEGPKTWTDFWNVKKWPGKRGLRKQARMTLEIALMADGVKPADVYTVLATKAGQDRAFAKLDEIKPYIQWWETGAQPLEWLSSGSVAVTAAYNGRIAIANQQGAHFPLIWNQQLYSMDYWTIIKGTPNLADSYALLDYMLSPKAQGAFTQAIPYGIVNSKAQAALDKQTLSNLPTAPANLENALLLDTPFWVNYEEDLMARFTNWAAK is encoded by the coding sequence ATGTCCTCGATATTCCGTCGCACCGCACTGGTCTGTTCGATTTGCGCCGCCACCCTACTTGCCAGCCACGCCGCCCTGGCCCGTGACCTGACCGTCGTCGGCTTTGGGGGCGCCACCCAGGAAGCCTTCGACAAGGCCTACTTCAAGCCCTACGCCGCACTCAGCGGCAAGCCGGTGGTGCAAGACACCTACGACGGCGGCATCGCCAAGCAGAAAGCCATGGTCCAGGCTGGCAACCCCACCTGGGACGTGGTCCAGATGGACGAGAACGAAATGACCCTGGCCTGCGAGCAAGGCCTGCTGGAGCCCCTCGATCACAGCAAGCTGAGCAGCGCCGCCGACATCCCGCCAGACAAGTTCGCTCCGTGCGGGGTCGGCGCCATCGTCTGGTCGGAAGTCATGACCTATGACAACAAGAAATTCGCCAACGAGGGTCCGAAAACCTGGACCGACTTCTGGAACGTGAAGAAATGGCCCGGCAAGCGCGGCCTGCGCAAACAGGCACGCATGACCCTGGAAATCGCCCTCATGGCCGACGGCGTCAAGCCTGCCGATGTCTACACGGTACTGGCGACCAAGGCCGGACAGGATCGAGCCTTCGCCAAGCTGGATGAAATCAAGCCCTACATCCAGTGGTGGGAAACCGGCGCTCAACCCCTTGAATGGTTGTCCTCAGGCAGCGTTGCGGTCACAGCCGCCTACAACGGTCGCATCGCCATCGCCAACCAACAGGGCGCGCATTTTCCACTGATCTGGAACCAGCAGCTCTACAGCATGGATTACTGGACCATCATCAAGGGCACGCCGAACCTTGCCGACAGCTACGCACTCCTCGACTACATGCTCAGCCCCAAAGCCCAGGGCGCCTTCACCCAAGCCATTCCCTACGGCATCGTCAACAGCAAAGCCCAGGCCGCACTGGACAAGCAGACGCTGAGCAACCTGCCCACGGCCCCCGCCAACCTGGAAAACGCCCTTCTGCTCGACACACCGTTCTGGGTCAACTACGAGGAAGACCTGATGGCGCGCTTTACCAACTGGGCGGCGAAGTAA
- a CDS encoding ABC transporter permease, with amino-acid sequence MLLLLPLLIYTAVFFVLPIGMMLYRAVSNPELIQAFPRTVQVLEQQPPSDAQGLPGDAVFEAIEQDFIHVENMGVMGEAARRMNYENSGYRFLITATARRYQWPAKQQPVSGESSRARLTAIDPRWSTPELWQAFERASPAYTSYYLLSALDLERTAHGIQRVAPDKRVYLDLTFKTLKIAFVVSVLCLLLGFPFAVLLVKASRPFQMLLILAVMLPFWTSLLARTTAWIVVLQEKGIVNTLLLKLGLIEQPLPMIFDALGVYIVMVHILLPFTVLPLYSVMKGIPAHYMRASQSLGAHPVRGFLHVYLPMTLTGIGSGTLLTFIVAAGYYVTPTLVGSAREQMLGYFIAFYTNTTVNWGMASALGLVLILCVMAIYLVAARLVGIRQIAGLK; translated from the coding sequence GTGCTGCTGTTGTTACCCCTGTTGATCTACACCGCTGTCTTCTTCGTTCTTCCCATCGGCATGATGCTGTATCGCGCCGTCAGTAACCCGGAGCTGATCCAGGCCTTCCCTCGCACGGTCCAGGTACTGGAGCAGCAACCCCCCAGCGATGCTCAAGGCCTGCCGGGCGATGCGGTGTTCGAGGCGATCGAGCAGGACTTTATCCACGTCGAGAATATGGGCGTCATGGGTGAAGCGGCACGGCGCATGAACTACGAAAACAGTGGTTACCGTTTCCTGATTACAGCCACTGCCCGCCGTTACCAGTGGCCCGCCAAACAGCAACCCGTCAGCGGTGAGTCATCGCGTGCGCGCCTGACCGCCATCGACCCACGCTGGTCCACGCCAGAGCTTTGGCAGGCGTTCGAACGGGCGTCACCGGCCTACACGTCCTATTACCTGCTCAGCGCCCTTGATCTTGAGCGAACAGCCCACGGCATCCAGCGCGTGGCCCCGGACAAACGGGTCTATCTGGACCTTACCTTCAAGACGTTGAAGATAGCCTTTGTCGTCTCCGTCTTGTGCCTGCTGCTGGGCTTTCCCTTCGCCGTGTTGCTGGTAAAAGCTTCCCGCCCCTTTCAGATGCTGTTGATCCTGGCGGTGATGCTGCCCTTCTGGACGTCGCTACTGGCGCGGACCACAGCCTGGATCGTGGTGCTGCAAGAGAAAGGTATCGTCAACACCCTTCTGCTGAAACTGGGGCTGATCGAGCAACCGTTGCCAATGATCTTCGATGCCCTGGGGGTCTACATCGTCATGGTCCATATCCTGCTGCCCTTCACCGTGCTGCCGTTGTACAGCGTCATGAAAGGCATTCCGGCCCACTACATGCGCGCCTCGCAATCCCTCGGTGCTCATCCGGTTCGCGGCTTCCTGCACGTGTACCTGCCCATGACGCTCACAGGTATCGGCTCCGGCACGCTGCTGACATTCATCGTCGCGGCTGGCTACTACGTCACGCCCACTCTGGTAGGCAGCGCACGGGAACAGATGCTCGGCTATTTCATCGCCTTCTACACCAACACCACAGTCAACTGGGGCATGGCCTCGGCACTGGGCCTGGTGCTGATCCTCTGCGTCATGGCGATCTACCTGGTCGCTGCACGGTTGGTGGGCATTCGCCAGATCGCCGGACTCAAATAA
- a CDS encoding ABC transporter permease — protein sequence MNHFTLCFVGRHLMRLFGIVMIVFMIAPLLAVVPISFSSGTFLSYPLPGLSLRWYEKVFSAGPWLQALRNSLLVGCAATLLATLLGTLAALAFARRNLPGATHVLALLISPMIIPPVISGLGMYFLFGQLGLTGTLTGMILAHTVLATPFVLINVAASLQGLDMSLLRAAAMSGASPVRAFIDVGLPIIAPGVISGALFAFMTSFDEIVVVLFIGGPGQRTLPRQMFDGIRDTIDPSIVAMSSFLLVVGLAGLLTTTWLSMRSSRTLNQSVA from the coding sequence ATGAATCATTTCACCTTGTGTTTCGTTGGTCGCCATCTGATGCGCCTGTTCGGGATCGTCATGATCGTATTCATGATCGCGCCTTTGCTGGCCGTGGTGCCTATATCGTTCAGCAGCGGCACATTCCTGTCCTATCCCCTGCCGGGGCTATCCTTGCGCTGGTATGAGAAGGTCTTCAGTGCTGGCCCCTGGCTTCAGGCGTTGCGCAACAGCCTGTTGGTCGGTTGTGCCGCGACGCTGTTGGCCACGCTGCTGGGGACACTCGCGGCGCTGGCATTCGCCCGACGCAACCTGCCCGGCGCCACCCACGTATTGGCGCTGCTGATTTCGCCAATGATCATTCCACCGGTGATTTCCGGGCTGGGCATGTATTTTCTGTTTGGACAGTTGGGCCTGACAGGCACTCTGACCGGGATGATCCTGGCCCATACGGTACTGGCGACCCCCTTCGTCCTGATCAACGTCGCCGCCAGCCTGCAAGGCCTGGACATGAGTCTGCTCAGGGCCGCGGCAATGTCAGGGGCATCGCCCGTGCGCGCGTTCATCGATGTCGGCCTGCCGATCATTGCACCGGGGGTGATCTCGGGGGCGCTGTTTGCCTTCATGACGTCTTTCGACGAAATCGTTGTCGTGCTGTTCATCGGCGGCCCCGGCCAACGCACGCTGCCACGGCAAATGTTCGACGGCATCCGTGACACCATCGATCCATCGATTGTCGCGATGTCATCGTTCCTGCTGGTCGTGGGCCTAGCTGGCCTGCTGACCACGACCTGGCTCTCGATGCGCTCAAGCAGAACATTGAATCAATCGGTAGCCTGA
- a CDS encoding SDR family NAD(P)-dependent oxidoreductase, with protein sequence MYIVTGGTQGIGAATVEKLASLGHPVVFTGRDQSAGTQLAASLPNCTFVAGDVSNEDECRNVVATALQLGNGKLAGLVNNAGMSGRKAFIETTQQEWDTLFAVNTRSVFFYTKHALPGLIAGRGAVVNVSSIAGKTGEQGLATYCASKAALLGLTQALALEYGGQVRFNAVCPGQIATRMMDKIVNDEARLSALTARIPEGRLASAREVAEAICWLLSPGASYVNGTTLTVDGGETAGLLSPES encoded by the coding sequence ATGTACATCGTCACAGGCGGGACCCAGGGCATCGGCGCCGCAACCGTGGAAAAACTGGCCAGCCTCGGCCATCCGGTGGTATTCACCGGACGCGACCAGTCGGCAGGCACCCAGTTGGCCGCAAGCCTGCCCAACTGCACCTTCGTCGCGGGCGACGTATCGAATGAAGACGAGTGCCGCAACGTCGTAGCAACAGCGCTGCAATTGGGCAACGGCAAGCTGGCGGGGCTGGTCAACAACGCAGGCATGTCGGGGCGCAAAGCGTTCATTGAGACCACCCAACAGGAGTGGGACACGCTATTCGCCGTCAATACCCGCTCGGTCTTTTTCTACACCAAACACGCGTTGCCGGGTCTGATCGCAGGCCGGGGCGCTGTCGTGAACGTCTCCTCCATCGCTGGAAAGACCGGAGAGCAAGGGCTTGCCACCTACTGCGCGAGCAAGGCCGCCCTTCTCGGCCTGACCCAGGCGCTGGCCCTGGAATACGGTGGGCAGGTGCGTTTCAACGCGGTCTGCCCCGGACAGATCGCCACGCGCATGATGGATAAAATCGTCAATGACGAAGCCCGGCTATCAGCACTGACAGCCAGGATTCCGGAAGGACGCCTGGCGTCCGCCAGGGAAGTCGCGGAGGCCATCTGCTGGTTGCTTTCACCGGGCGCAAGCTATGTCAACGGTACGACCCTCACGGTCGATGGCGGTGAAACAGCCGGCTTGCTCTCGCCTGAATCCTGA
- a CDS encoding MFS transporter yields the protein MRINPPLVALAIGAFGIGVTEFAPMGMLPGIAADLGVSIPAAGLLVSAYALGVLLGAPLMTLTTGRIPRRYLLIGLMAIFTLGNLMSALATDYYSLMVARVVTSLNHGAFFGVGSIVAASVVAPEKRAGAVAAMFMGLTLATIGGVPLATWFGELFGWRTAFWGITGLGGLTMAALWFALPNLQMPQGVGVLAEIRVLGRGPVLGALALTVVGSGAMFTVFTYIAPILSNETHASTAYITAMLVLFGVGLTLGNMWGGKAADRSIDRTLIVSLSVLILVLLAFTALMRWPLPAAVAILIWGIASFALVPPLQMRVMEAAKDAPNLASAVNIGAFNLGNAIGAALGGAVINAGLGYPAISLAGAAMAGLGLLMVLAFAWRSRAAATAVA from the coding sequence ATGCGTATCAATCCACCACTTGTTGCACTCGCCATTGGTGCCTTTGGCATCGGCGTGACCGAGTTCGCCCCCATGGGCATGTTGCCGGGCATCGCTGCGGACCTCGGCGTTTCCATTCCCGCCGCCGGTCTGTTGGTCAGTGCCTACGCCCTGGGCGTACTGCTCGGCGCGCCGTTGATGACCCTGACCACCGGCAGGATCCCCCGGCGCTATCTGCTGATCGGGCTCATGGCGATTTTCACCCTGGGTAATCTGATGTCAGCCCTGGCGACCGATTACTACAGCCTCATGGTCGCCAGGGTGGTGACCTCACTGAACCACGGTGCGTTCTTTGGCGTTGGCTCCATCGTCGCCGCCAGCGTGGTCGCTCCGGAGAAACGTGCCGGGGCGGTGGCGGCCATGTTCATGGGCCTGACCCTGGCGACCATCGGCGGCGTGCCGCTGGCCACCTGGTTTGGTGAACTGTTCGGCTGGCGCACTGCATTCTGGGGTATCACCGGCCTCGGCGGGCTTACCATGGCCGCGTTGTGGTTCGCCTTGCCCAACCTGCAAATGCCGCAAGGCGTCGGTGTGCTGGCTGAAATTCGGGTGCTGGGCCGTGGCCCGGTGCTGGGGGCGTTGGCCCTGACCGTCGTCGGCTCGGGGGCAATGTTTACCGTCTTCACTTACATCGCACCGATCCTCAGCAACGAGACCCACGCATCCACCGCTTACATCACCGCCATGCTGGTGCTGTTCGGTGTGGGATTGACGCTGGGCAACATGTGGGGTGGCAAGGCCGCCGACCGCTCGATAGACCGCACCCTGATCGTTTCGCTGAGCGTGCTGATTCTCGTCTTGCTGGCGTTCACCGCGCTGATGCGTTGGCCACTGCCGGCCGCCGTGGCCATCCTGATATGGGGTATCGCCAGTTTCGCCCTGGTGCCGCCGCTACAGATGCGCGTCATGGAAGCCGCCAAGGACGCGCCCAATCTGGCCTCGGCGGTGAACATCGGTGCCTTCAATCTCGGCAACGCGATAGGTGCGGCGCTGGGCGGAGCGGTGATCAATGCCGGGTTGGGTTATCCGGCGATTTCCCTGGCCGGAGCGGCGATGGCGGGTCTGGGGCTGCTGATGGTGTTGGCTTTTGCCTGGCGTTCCAGAGCGGCTGCAACGGCGGTTGCGTGA